A stretch of the Bos indicus isolate NIAB-ARS_2022 breed Sahiwal x Tharparkar chromosome 13, NIAB-ARS_B.indTharparkar_mat_pri_1.0, whole genome shotgun sequence genome encodes the following:
- the PCIF1 gene encoding mRNA (2'-O-methyladenosine-N(6)-)-methyltransferase — MANENHGSPREEASLLSHSPGTSSQSQPCSPKPIRLVQDLPEELVHAGWEKCWSRRENRPYYFNRFTNQSLWEMPVLGQHDVISDPLGLNATPLPQDSSLVETPLAENKPRKRQLSEEQPSGNGVKKPKIEIPMTPTGPSVPSSPSIPGTPTLKIWGTSPEDKQQAALLRPTEVYWDLDIQTNAVIKHRGPSEVLPPHPEVELLRSQLILKLRQHYRELCQQREGIEPPRESFNRWMLERKVVDKGSDPLLPSNCEPVVSPSMFREIMNDIPIRLSRIKFREEAKRLLFKYAEAARRLIESRSASPDSRKVVKWNVEDTFSWLRKDHSASKEDYMDRLEHLRRQCGPHVSAAAKDSVEGICSKIYHISLEYVKRIREKHLAILKENNIPEEVEAPEVEPRLVYCYPVRLAVPAPPMPSVEMHVENSVVCVRYKGEMVKVSRNYFSKLWLLYRYSCIDDSAFERFLPRVWCLLRRYQMMFGVGLYEGTGLQGSLPVHVFEALHRLFGVSFECFASPLNCYFRQYCSAFPDTDGYFGSRGPCLDFSPLSGSFEANPPFCEELMDAMVSHFEKLLESSPEPLSFIVFIPEWREPPTPALTRMEQSRFKRHQLVLPAFEHEYRSGSQHVCKKEEMHYKAVHNTAVLFLQNEPGFAKWGPTPERLQELSAACRQSGRSHGSSGSASSEAKDRDSGRDQGPSREPHST, encoded by the exons ATGGCCAATGAGAATCACGGCAGCCCCCGGGAGGAAGCATCCTTGTTAAGTCACTCCCCCGGCACCTCCAGTCAGAGCCAGCCCTGTTCTCCAAAGCCCATCCGCCTGGTGCAGGACCTCCCAG AGGAGCTGGTGCACGCAGGCTGGGAGAAGTGCTGGAGCCGAAGGGAGAACCGTCCCTACTACTTCAACCGATTCACCAACCAGTCCCTGTGGGAGATGCCTGTGCTCGGCCAGCACGACGTGATT TCGGACCCTTTAGGGCTGAATGCGACCCCCCTGCCCCAAGACTCAAGCTTGGTGGAAACCCCCCTGGCTGAGAACAAGCCCCGAAAGCGGCAGCTCTCGGAAGAGCAGCCCAGCGGCAACGGCGTGAAGAAGCCCAAG ATTGAAATCCCCATGACGCCCACGGGCCCGTCAGTCCCCAGCTCCCCCAGCATCCCAGGAACCCCAACGCTGAAGATCTGGGGCACGTCCCCTGAAGATAAACAGCAGGCAGCTCTCCTCCGACCCACAGA GGTGTACTGGGATCTGGACATTCAGACCAACGCGGTCATCAAGCACCGGGGGCCTTCGGAGGTGCTGCCTCCACACCCCGAGGTGGAGCTGCTCCGCTCCCAGCTCATCCTGAAGCTCCGGCAGCACTACCGGGAGCTGTGCCAGCAGCGAGAGG GCATTGAGCCCCCCCGGGAATCTTTCAACCGCTGGATGCTAGAGCGCAAGGTTGTGGACAAAGGCTCTGACCCCCTGTTGCCAAGCAACTGTGAGCCGGTGGTGTCACCTTCCATGTTTCGCGAAATCATGAATGACATTCCCATCAG GTTATCCCGAATCAAGTTCCGGGAGGAGGCCAAGCGTCTGCTCTTCAAGTACGCAGAGGCGGCCAGGCGGCTCATCGAGTCCAG GAGCGCGTCTCCTGACAGCAGGAAGGTGGTCAAGTGGAACGTGGAGGATACCTTCAGCTGGCTGCGGAAGGACCACTCTGCCTCCAAGGAGGACTACATG GACCGCCTGGAACACCTCCGGAGGCAGTGTGGCCCCCACGTCTCGGCTGCAGCCAAGGACTCCGTGGAAGGCATCTGCAGCAAGATCTACCACATCTCCCTGGAGTACGTCAAACGGATCCGAGAGAAGCACCTTGCCATCCTCAAGGAAAACAACATCCCAG AGGAGGTGGAGGCGCCTGAGGTGGAGCCCCGCCTGGTGTACTGCTACCCAGTGCGGCTGGCTGTGCCCGCGCCCCCCATGCCCAGCGTGGAGATGCACGTGGAGAACAGCGTGGTCTGCGTCCGCTACAAGGGAGAGATGGTCAAGGTCAGCCGCAACTACTTCAGCAAGCTG TGGCTCCTTTACCGCTACAGCTGCATCGACGACTCCGCCTTTGAGAGATTCCTGCCCCGGGTCTGGTGTCTGCTTCGCCGGTACCAG ATGATGTTCGGCGTGGGTCTCTACGAGGGCACAGGCCTGCAGGGCTCGCTGCCGGTGCACGTCTTTGAGGCACTGCACCGACTCTTCGGCGTCAGCTTCGAGTGCTTCGCCTCGCCCCTCAACTGCTACTTCCGCCAGTACTGCTCCGCCTTTCCTGACACAGACGGCTACTTCGGCTCCCGCGG GCCCTGCCTGGACTTCTCCCCACTGAGTGGTTCCTTCGAGGCCAACCCTCCCTTCTGTGAGGAGCTCATGGACGCCATGGTCTCTCACTTTGAG AAACTGCTCGAGAGCTcgccagagcccctgtccttcATCGTGTTCATCCCTGAGTGGCGAGAACCCCCAACCCCAGCGCTCACCCGCATGGAGCAGAGCCGCTTCAAGCGCCACCAGCTGGTTCTGCCTGCCTTCGAGCACGAGTACCGCAGTGGCTCCCAGCACGTCTGCAAGAA GGAGGAAATGCACTACAAGGCCGTCCACAACACGGCCGTGCTCTTCCTGCAGAACGAGCCCGGCTTCGCCAAGTGGGGGCCCACACCTGAGCGGTTGCAGGAGCTGAGTGCCGCCTGCCGACAGTCGGGGCGCAGCCATGGCTCCAGCGGCTCCGCATCCTCAGAGGCCAAGGACCGGGACTCAGGCCGGGACCAGGGCCCGAGCCGAGAGCCGCACTCCACTTAA
- the ZNF335 gene encoding zinc finger protein 335 isoform X1: protein MEENEVESSSDAAPRPGRPEEPTESGLGVGTSEAVSADSSDAAAAPGPAEADDSGVGQSSDRGSSSLEEVSESSSTTDPLPHGYLPDSSSVSRGPAAGVMGGPPALVHSSALPDPNMLVSDCTASSSDLGSAIDKIIESTIGTDLIRSCITVTSAEGSGAEATRYLILQGPDDGAPMASPMSSSTLAHSLAAIEALADGPTSTSTCLEPPEEAQGGPSSPAQPPLGSGTEEPDLQSLEAMMEVVVVQQFKCKMCQYRSSTKATLLRHMRERHFRPAVAAGKKGRPRKWGSSAQPQEEEGPEEEDDDDIIDAGAIDDLEEDSDYNPADDEPRGRQLRAQRPTPSTLRPRRRPGRPRKLPRLETLDLPDGVEGEPLVSPQSGQSPLEPQDPEAPSSSGRGRLVALGKANRAPVEPSVSQSDARSAAASYQDEADALPRRRGRPSRRFLGKKYRNRYYYKSPKPLLRPFLCRICGSRFLSHEDLRFHVNSHEAGNPQLFRCLQCSYRSRRWSSLKEHMFNHVGSKPYKCDKCSYTSVYRKDVIRHAAVHSRDRKKRPDPTPKLSSFPCPVCGRVYPMQKRLTQHMKTHSTEKPHMCDKCGKSFKKRYTFKMHLLTHIQAVANRRFKCEFCEFVCEDKKALLNHQLSHVSDKPFKCSFCPYRTFREDFLLSHVAVKHTGAKPFACEYCHFSTRHKKNLRLHVRCRHASSFEDWGRRHPEEPPSRRRPFFSLQQIEELKQQHSTAPGPPASSPGPPEIPSEAAPSQSPETPPLLCSDTLGGATIIYQPGTAESTAVATQTALDLLLNMSTQRELGGTALQVAVVKSEDVEAGLVSSGGQPSPAGTTPQVVTLHMADPGGSVAAESQLVPPDLQQITLAPGPFGGAGYSVITAPTVEEGTSTPGTPYSEEPPGEAAQTVVVGDTLKEAGTHFIMAADGTQLHHIQLTADSSISFPSTEALASGAKWPLLQYGGLPRDGPEPPAPARTHQPRDPQGSASPPPAASKPLGLVVPPSPPSAATASSKKFSCKICAEAFTGRAEMESHKRAHAGPGAFKCPDCPFSARQWPEVRAHMAQHSSLRPHQCSQCSFASKNKKDLRRHMLTHTNEKPFECQLCGQRFNRNGHLKFHIQRLHSPDGRKTAAPTARAPARPPTQTIILNSDDETLATLHTAFQSSHGVLGPERLQQALGQEHIFVAQEQTVSNPEEAAYIQEITTADGQMVQHLVASDSQVQYIISPDGVQQLLPQEYVVVPEGHHIQVQEGQITHIQYEQGAPFLQESQIQYVPVSPGQQLVTQAQLEAAAHSAVTAVADAAMAQAQGLFGTEEAVPEHIQQLQHQGIEYDVITLSDD from the exons ATGGAGGAAAACGAGGTGGAGAGCAGTAGCGACGCGGCCCCTAGGCCTGGCCGGCCCGAGGAGCCCACGGAGAGCGGGTTGGGTGTGGGCACCTCGGAAGCCGTGTCGGCTGACAGCAGCGACGCCGCGGCCGCCCCGGGGCCAGCGGAGGCCGACGATTCCGGCGTGGGGCAGAGCTCGGACCGCGGCAGCAGCTCGCTG GAGGAGGTATCTGAGAGCAGCTCCACCACAGACCCCCTGCCCCATGGCTACCTCCCTGACTCATCTTCTGTTTCCCGTGGGCCAGCGGCAGGGGTGATGGGTGGCCCCCCAGCCCTGGTGCACTCCAGTGCACTGCCAGACCCCAACATGCTGGTGTCCGACTGCACGGCTTCTTCCTCGGACCTGGGCTCGGCCATTGACAAGATCATCGAGTCCACCATCGGGACCGACCTCATCCGGA GCTGCATCACCGTGACCAGTGCGGAGGGCAGCGGGGCCGAGGCCACACGGTACCTGATCCTGCAGGGACCAGACGATG GTGCCCCCATGGCGTCACCAATGTCCAGTTCTACCCTGGCCCATAGCCTGGCAGCCATCGAGGCCCTGGCTGATGGCCCCACATCCACGTCCACGTGCCTGGAGCCACCAGAGGAAGCGCAGGGTGGGCCCAGCTCCCCGGCGCAGCCACCCCTGGGTTCTGGCACCGAGGAGCCGGACTTGCAGAGCCTGGAGGCcatgatggaggtggtggtggtgcagCAGTTCAAGTGCAAGATGTGCCAGTACCGGAGCAGCACCAAGGCCACGCTGCTACGCCACATGCGGGAGCGGCACTTCCGCCCAG cagtaGCAGCTGGTAAGAAGGGGCGTCCGCGCAAGTGGGGCAGCTCAGCCCAGCCCCAGGAGGAAGAGGGCCCAGAGGAGGAAGACGACGATGACATCATAGATGCTGGTGCCATCGATGACCTGGAGG AAGACAGCGACTATAACCCTGCAGATGACGAGCCCCGGGGCCGGCAGCTGCGGGCCCAGCGCCCCACCCCCAGTACCCTGAGACCCCGCAGGAGACCTGGCCGGCCCCGGAAGCTGCCTCGCCTGGAGACCTTGGATCTCCCAGATG GTGTGGAAGGAGAGCCTTTAGTGAGTCCACAAAGTGGACAGAGCCCTCTGGAGCCACAAGACCCCGAGGCACCCAGCTCCTCAGGGCGGGGACGCCTGGTGGCCCTGGGCAAGGCCAACCGGGCCCCCGTGGAACCCAGTGTGAGCCAGTCAGATGCGAGGAGCGCGGCGGCATCCTACCAGGATGAGGCTGACGCCCTGCCCCGCCGCCGTGGTCGACCCTCCAGGCGCTTCCTTGGCAAGAAATACCGCAA CAGGTACTATTACAAGTCACCCAAACCGCTCCTGCGGCCTTTCCTGTGCCGCATCTGCGGCTCCCGCTTCCTGTCCCACGAGGATCTGCGCTTCCATGTCAACTCCCACGAGGCCGGCAACCCCCAGCTCTTCAGGTGCCTGCAGTGCAGCTACCGCTCCCGTCGCTGGTCCTCACTCAAG GAGCACATGTTCAACCACGTGGGCAGTAAGCCCTACAAGTGTGACAAATGCAGCTACACTAGCGTCTACCGGAAGGACGTCATTCGGCACGCGGCTGTGCACAGCCGGGATCG GAAAAAGAGGCCAGACCCG ACCCCAAAGCTGAGCTCCTTCCCCTGCCCCGTGTGTGGCCGTGTCTACCCCATGCAAAAGAGACTCACTCAGCACATGAAGACACACAGCACCGAGAAGCCCCACATGTGCGACAAG tgTGGAAAGTCCTTTAAGAAGCGCTACACCTTCAAAATGCACCTGCTCACGCACATTCAGGCTGTCGCCAACCGCAG GTTCAAGTGCGAGTTCTGCGAGTTTGTTTGCGAGGACAAGAAGGCGCTGCTCAACCACCAGCTGTCCCACGTCAGCGACAAGCCCTTCAAGTGTAGCTTTTGCCCCTACCGCACCTTCCGAGAGGACTTCCTGCTATCCCACGTGGCCGTCAAGCATACAG GGGCCAAGCCCTTTGCCTGCGAGTACTGCCACTTCAGCACGCGGCACAAGAAGAACCTGCGGCTGCATGTGCGGTGCCGGCACGCCAGCAGCTTCGAGGATTGGGGGCGGCGCCACCCCGAGGAGCCCCCCTCCCGCCGCCGCCCCTTCTTCTCCCTGCAGCAGATCGAGGAGCTGAAGCAGCAGCACAGCACGGCCCCTGGGCCCCCCGCCAGCTCCCCAGGACCTCCTGAG ATCCCCTCAGAGGCTGCACCTTCCCAGTCCCCTGAGACCCCCCCACTGCTCTGTTCTGACACCTTGGGTGGCGCCACCATCATTTATCAGCCAG GGACTGCGGAGTCTACAGCCGTGGCCACGCAGACAGCCTTGGACCTGCTGCTGAACATGAGCACTCAGCGGGAGCTGGGTGGCACAGCCCTGCAG GTGGCCGTGGTGAAGTCAGAGGACGTGGAAGCGGGGTTAGTGTCCTCTGGGGGGCAGCCCTCCCCAGCAGGCACCACTCCCCAGGTGGTCACCCTCCACATGGCAGACCCAGGAGGCAGCGTGGCCGCCGAGAGCCAGCTCGTGCCCCCTGACCTGCAGCAGATCACCCTGGCGCCTGGGCCGTTCGGCGGGGCTGGCTATAGCGTCATTACAGCCCCCACCGTGGAGGAGGGCACTTCGACTCCCGGCACGCCTTACAG CGAGGAGCCCCCGGGGGAGGCAGCCCAGACCGTGGTCGTGGGTGACACCCTGAAAGAAGCTGGCACGCACTTCATCATGGCAGCCGACGGGACCCAGCTGCACCACATCCAG CTGACTGCAGACAGCTCCATCTCCTTCCCAAGTACAGAAGCCTTGGCCTCCGGCGCCAAGTGGCCCCTCCTGCAGTATGGGGGGCTGCCCAGAGATGGTCCTGAGCCCCCGGCTCCAGCCAGGACCCACCAGCCAAGGGACCCTCAGGGCTctgcctccccacctcctgcagcCAGCAAACCCCTGGGCCTGGTAGTGCCCCCCTCGCCGCCATCTGCAGCTACTGCCTCATCAAAGAAGTTTTCCTGCAAGATCTGTGCCGAGGCCTTCACCGGCCGAGCAGAGATGGAGAGTCACAAACGGGCCCACGCCGGGCCGGGAGCCTTCAAGTGCCCTGACTGCCCGTTCAGCGCTCGCCAGTGGCCCGAGGTCCGG GCCCACATGGCACAGCACTCGAGCCTGCGGCCCCACCAGTGCAGCCAGTGCAGCTTCGCCTCCAAGAACAAGAAGGACCTGCGGCGGCACATGCTGACCCACACCAACGAGAAACCCTTCGAGTGCCAGCTCTGCGGGCAGCG CTTCAACCGCAACGGGCACCTCAAGTTCCACATCCAGCGGCTCCACAGCCCTGACGGGAGGAAGACGGCAGCCCCCACTGCACGGGCCCCAGCCCGGCCCCCCACCCAGACCATCATCCTCAACAGTGATGACGAAACGCTGGCCACACTGCACA CTGCCTTCCAGTCCAGTCACGGAGTCCTGGGTCCGGAGCGGCTCCAACAGGCACTGGGCCAGGAACACATCTTCGTGGCCCAGGAACAGACAGTGAGCAATCCG GAGGAAGCCGCCTACATCCAAGAGATCACCACGGCAGACGGCCAGATGGTCCAGCACCTGGTGGCATCTGACAGCCAG GTACAGTACATCATTTCCCCAGACGGAGTCCAGCAGCTCCTTCCCCAGGAATATGTGGTGGTGCCCGAGGGCCATCACATCCAG GTACAGGAGGGCCAGATCACGCACATCCAGTATGAGCAAGGGGCCCCCTTCCTTCAGGAGTCCCAG ATCCAATACGTGCCTGTGTCCCCGGGCCAGCAGTTGGTCACCCAGGCCCAGCTCGAGGCTGCGGCACACTCAGCTGTCACAG CGGTGGCCGACGCTGCCATGGCCCAAGCCCAGGGCCTCTTTGGCACAGAGGAGGCGGTGCCCGAACACATCCAACAGCTGCAGCACCAGGGCATCGAATACGACGTCATCACCCTGAGCGATGACTGA
- the ZNF335 gene encoding zinc finger protein 335 isoform X2, with amino-acid sequence MEENEVESSSDAAPRPGRPEEPTESGLGVGTSEAVSADSSDAAAAPGPAEADDSGVGQSSDRGSSSLEEVSESSSTTDPLPHGYLPDSSSVSRGPAAGVMGGPPALVHSSALPDPNMLVSDCTASSSDLGSAIDKIIESTIGTDLIRSCITVTSAEGSGAEATRYLILQGPDDGAPMASPMSSSTLAHSLAAIEALADGPTSTSTCLEPPEEAQGGPSSPAQPPLGSGTEEPDLQSLEAMMEVVVVQQFKCKMCQYRSSTKATLLRHMRERHFRPAVAAGKKGRPRKWGSSAQPQEEEGPEEEDDDDIIDAGAIDDLEEDSDYNPADDEPRGRQLRAQRPTPSTLRPRRRPGRPRKLPRLETLDLPDGVEGEPLVSPQSGQSPLEPQDPEAPSSSGRGRLVALGKANRAPVEPSVSQSDARSAAASYQDEADALPRRRGRPSRRFLGKKYRKYYYKSPKPLLRPFLCRICGSRFLSHEDLRFHVNSHEAGNPQLFRCLQCSYRSRRWSSLKEHMFNHVGSKPYKCDKCSYTSVYRKDVIRHAAVHSRDRKKRPDPTPKLSSFPCPVCGRVYPMQKRLTQHMKTHSTEKPHMCDKCGKSFKKRYTFKMHLLTHIQAVANRRFKCEFCEFVCEDKKALLNHQLSHVSDKPFKCSFCPYRTFREDFLLSHVAVKHTGAKPFACEYCHFSTRHKKNLRLHVRCRHASSFEDWGRRHPEEPPSRRRPFFSLQQIEELKQQHSTAPGPPASSPGPPEIPSEAAPSQSPETPPLLCSDTLGGATIIYQPGTAESTAVATQTALDLLLNMSTQRELGGTALQVAVVKSEDVEAGLVSSGGQPSPAGTTPQVVTLHMADPGGSVAAESQLVPPDLQQITLAPGPFGGAGYSVITAPTVEEGTSTPGTPYSEEPPGEAAQTVVVGDTLKEAGTHFIMAADGTQLHHIQLTADSSISFPSTEALASGAKWPLLQYGGLPRDGPEPPAPARTHQPRDPQGSASPPPAASKPLGLVVPPSPPSAATASSKKFSCKICAEAFTGRAEMESHKRAHAGPGAFKCPDCPFSARQWPEVRAHMAQHSSLRPHQCSQCSFASKNKKDLRRHMLTHTNEKPFECQLCGQRFNRNGHLKFHIQRLHSPDGRKTAAPTARAPARPPTQTIILNSDDETLATLHTAFQSSHGVLGPERLQQALGQEHIFVAQEQTVSNPEEAAYIQEITTADGQMVQHLVASDSQVQYIISPDGVQQLLPQEYVVVPEGHHIQVQEGQITHIQYEQGAPFLQESQIQYVPVSPGQQLVTQAQLEAAAHSAVTAVADAAMAQAQGLFGTEEAVPEHIQQLQHQGIEYDVITLSDD; translated from the exons ATGGAGGAAAACGAGGTGGAGAGCAGTAGCGACGCGGCCCCTAGGCCTGGCCGGCCCGAGGAGCCCACGGAGAGCGGGTTGGGTGTGGGCACCTCGGAAGCCGTGTCGGCTGACAGCAGCGACGCCGCGGCCGCCCCGGGGCCAGCGGAGGCCGACGATTCCGGCGTGGGGCAGAGCTCGGACCGCGGCAGCAGCTCGCTG GAGGAGGTATCTGAGAGCAGCTCCACCACAGACCCCCTGCCCCATGGCTACCTCCCTGACTCATCTTCTGTTTCCCGTGGGCCAGCGGCAGGGGTGATGGGTGGCCCCCCAGCCCTGGTGCACTCCAGTGCACTGCCAGACCCCAACATGCTGGTGTCCGACTGCACGGCTTCTTCCTCGGACCTGGGCTCGGCCATTGACAAGATCATCGAGTCCACCATCGGGACCGACCTCATCCGGA GCTGCATCACCGTGACCAGTGCGGAGGGCAGCGGGGCCGAGGCCACACGGTACCTGATCCTGCAGGGACCAGACGATG GTGCCCCCATGGCGTCACCAATGTCCAGTTCTACCCTGGCCCATAGCCTGGCAGCCATCGAGGCCCTGGCTGATGGCCCCACATCCACGTCCACGTGCCTGGAGCCACCAGAGGAAGCGCAGGGTGGGCCCAGCTCCCCGGCGCAGCCACCCCTGGGTTCTGGCACCGAGGAGCCGGACTTGCAGAGCCTGGAGGCcatgatggaggtggtggtggtgcagCAGTTCAAGTGCAAGATGTGCCAGTACCGGAGCAGCACCAAGGCCACGCTGCTACGCCACATGCGGGAGCGGCACTTCCGCCCAG cagtaGCAGCTGGTAAGAAGGGGCGTCCGCGCAAGTGGGGCAGCTCAGCCCAGCCCCAGGAGGAAGAGGGCCCAGAGGAGGAAGACGACGATGACATCATAGATGCTGGTGCCATCGATGACCTGGAGG AAGACAGCGACTATAACCCTGCAGATGACGAGCCCCGGGGCCGGCAGCTGCGGGCCCAGCGCCCCACCCCCAGTACCCTGAGACCCCGCAGGAGACCTGGCCGGCCCCGGAAGCTGCCTCGCCTGGAGACCTTGGATCTCCCAGATG GTGTGGAAGGAGAGCCTTTAGTGAGTCCACAAAGTGGACAGAGCCCTCTGGAGCCACAAGACCCCGAGGCACCCAGCTCCTCAGGGCGGGGACGCCTGGTGGCCCTGGGCAAGGCCAACCGGGCCCCCGTGGAACCCAGTGTGAGCCAGTCAGATGCGAGGAGCGCGGCGGCATCCTACCAGGATGAGGCTGACGCCCTGCCCCGCCGCCGTGGTCGACCCTCCAGGCGCTTCCTTGGCAAGAAATACCGCAA GTACTATTACAAGTCACCCAAACCGCTCCTGCGGCCTTTCCTGTGCCGCATCTGCGGCTCCCGCTTCCTGTCCCACGAGGATCTGCGCTTCCATGTCAACTCCCACGAGGCCGGCAACCCCCAGCTCTTCAGGTGCCTGCAGTGCAGCTACCGCTCCCGTCGCTGGTCCTCACTCAAG GAGCACATGTTCAACCACGTGGGCAGTAAGCCCTACAAGTGTGACAAATGCAGCTACACTAGCGTCTACCGGAAGGACGTCATTCGGCACGCGGCTGTGCACAGCCGGGATCG GAAAAAGAGGCCAGACCCG ACCCCAAAGCTGAGCTCCTTCCCCTGCCCCGTGTGTGGCCGTGTCTACCCCATGCAAAAGAGACTCACTCAGCACATGAAGACACACAGCACCGAGAAGCCCCACATGTGCGACAAG tgTGGAAAGTCCTTTAAGAAGCGCTACACCTTCAAAATGCACCTGCTCACGCACATTCAGGCTGTCGCCAACCGCAG GTTCAAGTGCGAGTTCTGCGAGTTTGTTTGCGAGGACAAGAAGGCGCTGCTCAACCACCAGCTGTCCCACGTCAGCGACAAGCCCTTCAAGTGTAGCTTTTGCCCCTACCGCACCTTCCGAGAGGACTTCCTGCTATCCCACGTGGCCGTCAAGCATACAG GGGCCAAGCCCTTTGCCTGCGAGTACTGCCACTTCAGCACGCGGCACAAGAAGAACCTGCGGCTGCATGTGCGGTGCCGGCACGCCAGCAGCTTCGAGGATTGGGGGCGGCGCCACCCCGAGGAGCCCCCCTCCCGCCGCCGCCCCTTCTTCTCCCTGCAGCAGATCGAGGAGCTGAAGCAGCAGCACAGCACGGCCCCTGGGCCCCCCGCCAGCTCCCCAGGACCTCCTGAG ATCCCCTCAGAGGCTGCACCTTCCCAGTCCCCTGAGACCCCCCCACTGCTCTGTTCTGACACCTTGGGTGGCGCCACCATCATTTATCAGCCAG GGACTGCGGAGTCTACAGCCGTGGCCACGCAGACAGCCTTGGACCTGCTGCTGAACATGAGCACTCAGCGGGAGCTGGGTGGCACAGCCCTGCAG GTGGCCGTGGTGAAGTCAGAGGACGTGGAAGCGGGGTTAGTGTCCTCTGGGGGGCAGCCCTCCCCAGCAGGCACCACTCCCCAGGTGGTCACCCTCCACATGGCAGACCCAGGAGGCAGCGTGGCCGCCGAGAGCCAGCTCGTGCCCCCTGACCTGCAGCAGATCACCCTGGCGCCTGGGCCGTTCGGCGGGGCTGGCTATAGCGTCATTACAGCCCCCACCGTGGAGGAGGGCACTTCGACTCCCGGCACGCCTTACAG CGAGGAGCCCCCGGGGGAGGCAGCCCAGACCGTGGTCGTGGGTGACACCCTGAAAGAAGCTGGCACGCACTTCATCATGGCAGCCGACGGGACCCAGCTGCACCACATCCAG CTGACTGCAGACAGCTCCATCTCCTTCCCAAGTACAGAAGCCTTGGCCTCCGGCGCCAAGTGGCCCCTCCTGCAGTATGGGGGGCTGCCCAGAGATGGTCCTGAGCCCCCGGCTCCAGCCAGGACCCACCAGCCAAGGGACCCTCAGGGCTctgcctccccacctcctgcagcCAGCAAACCCCTGGGCCTGGTAGTGCCCCCCTCGCCGCCATCTGCAGCTACTGCCTCATCAAAGAAGTTTTCCTGCAAGATCTGTGCCGAGGCCTTCACCGGCCGAGCAGAGATGGAGAGTCACAAACGGGCCCACGCCGGGCCGGGAGCCTTCAAGTGCCCTGACTGCCCGTTCAGCGCTCGCCAGTGGCCCGAGGTCCGG GCCCACATGGCACAGCACTCGAGCCTGCGGCCCCACCAGTGCAGCCAGTGCAGCTTCGCCTCCAAGAACAAGAAGGACCTGCGGCGGCACATGCTGACCCACACCAACGAGAAACCCTTCGAGTGCCAGCTCTGCGGGCAGCG CTTCAACCGCAACGGGCACCTCAAGTTCCACATCCAGCGGCTCCACAGCCCTGACGGGAGGAAGACGGCAGCCCCCACTGCACGGGCCCCAGCCCGGCCCCCCACCCAGACCATCATCCTCAACAGTGATGACGAAACGCTGGCCACACTGCACA CTGCCTTCCAGTCCAGTCACGGAGTCCTGGGTCCGGAGCGGCTCCAACAGGCACTGGGCCAGGAACACATCTTCGTGGCCCAGGAACAGACAGTGAGCAATCCG GAGGAAGCCGCCTACATCCAAGAGATCACCACGGCAGACGGCCAGATGGTCCAGCACCTGGTGGCATCTGACAGCCAG GTACAGTACATCATTTCCCCAGACGGAGTCCAGCAGCTCCTTCCCCAGGAATATGTGGTGGTGCCCGAGGGCCATCACATCCAG GTACAGGAGGGCCAGATCACGCACATCCAGTATGAGCAAGGGGCCCCCTTCCTTCAGGAGTCCCAG ATCCAATACGTGCCTGTGTCCCCGGGCCAGCAGTTGGTCACCCAGGCCCAGCTCGAGGCTGCGGCACACTCAGCTGTCACAG CGGTGGCCGACGCTGCCATGGCCCAAGCCCAGGGCCTCTTTGGCACAGAGGAGGCGGTGCCCGAACACATCCAACAGCTGCAGCACCAGGGCATCGAATACGACGTCATCACCCTGAGCGATGACTGA